The sequence GCACGAACGTGTCGTGGTCCTTGCGGGTGCCTGGTTGGAGCTGGTCCGAGACCTCCGCTTTGGGGACGGGCTCGAGGAGGCCGTTGCAGGCCAGGCAGCGACTGAACGGCGTGACCTTGCCCGCCAGCTGGAAACGGCGCACGACCTCGACGGCTTGCTGACGCGGGTCGGTGGAGCGGATCAGGTAGCCGTGGCGGACCCGGTTGCGCATCAGCAACCCACGGTCGCGCGTCAGCAGCCACCGTCGCTCCTCGGCCGAGATCGACGCCAGCGCCCGATCGTCGAGGTCGTTGCGGTACGCCGCGTCGAACCCCAGCAGCCGGAGCCGCTGCGCCAGCCGACCCAGGTGAGCGTCGAGCACGAAGCGGGGCTCGAGAGCATCGGGGCGGACCCGGGACACGTCGTCCACCTCCAGCGACGCGAACGGCGGGTACACGCTGACGCGGTCGCCTCCCGCGATGCGATGCGCGAAACCGACGCTCTCGCCGTTCACGAGGACCAGATCGACCTCGGTGTGCGGGACGCCGCAGGACTCGATCGCGTCCTTGACGGAACGGGGACGTTCGACGGGGACATCGACCTCGCCGTTGCGGTCGGCGTCGAACGCCAGGTCACGGAGGTCGGCGTAGAACCGGAGGGTCGCGCGGGCCACCACACGGCCAGCGTACGGCTGCGCCCGTGCCGTCTCGTCCGCCGGGAGGGGACGTTCGCGCGTCCGGGGCGTTCGCCGGCGTACCGTGCGGACCGAAACACTGCACGCGCCGGGAGACGGAGCAGCCGGGTGGCGGTCGAGATCGGGATCGTCCTGCCGACCTACGGCGCGCACGCGTCGCCGGAGGGGGTCCTGACGGTGGCGCGCGCCGCCGCCGAGCTCGGCTTCGGGTCGGTTTGGGCCAGCGAGCATCTCCTGGTCGGTCCCGAGGTCCCCGACCGCTACACCCAGGTCTTCGACCCGCTCACGACGCTGGGGTGGGTGGCGGGGCAGGTCGCCGACGTCGCTCTTGGGACCTCGATCCTGATCCTGCCGCTGCACAACCCGGTCGAGGTCGCCAAGGAGGTCGCGAGCCTGCAGCAACTATCGGGCGGTCGTGTGCGGCTCGCCGTCGGAGTCGGGTGGTACGAGCGTGAGTTCTCCTTCCTCGGCCACCGCTTCGACGATCGAGGCGACCGCGCCGACGAAGCGCTGGACGTGATCCGCGCCCTGTGGAACGGTGCCGAACGCTTCTCGGGCAGCCGCTGGTCCTTCGACGACGTCCGCTTCGCGCCGCTGCCTGACCCGCCTCCACCGGTGTGGATCGGTGGGAACTCGGCCGCAGCCCGCCGCCGCGCCGCTGCGCGCGGAGATGCCTGGCATCCCACCAGCCCCGACCCGGATACGGTGCGCCGCGGTCGTGAGGAGCTCGGCGACCTACCGATCGTTCCGCGCTACTCGGTCGCGCTCGACGGGGACGGGGCGCCGGTCGCGGGTCCACCCGCCGCCGTGGCCGATCAGCTGCGGCAACGGCTCGAAGCCGGCGCCGATGGGTTCGTGCTCCGCTTCGGCCTCCACCCGGACGTCACCGTCGACGCGATGCGCCGCTTCGCCGGGGAGGTGCTGCCCCGGCTGGCCGACTGAGCGGGTGCCCGCCCGCGCGGAGCAGCTGCGACGGTTCGGTCGGCGCCATCCCCTGGTCCCGATCGCCTGCGGCGTGCTGTTGTACAGCACCGGACCCGTGCTGGTGCAGGCCTCGTCGGTGTCGGGTCCGGCGTTCTCGTTCTGGCGGCTGTGGTTCGGCGTGGTGGTCCTCGGCGTCACCACGTTGGCGCACATGCGC is a genomic window of Actinomycetota bacterium containing:
- a CDS encoding TIGR03619 family F420-dependent LLM class oxidoreductase encodes the protein MAVEIGIVLPTYGAHASPEGVLTVARAAAELGFGSVWASEHLLVGPEVPDRYTQVFDPLTTLGWVAGQVADVALGTSILILPLHNPVEVAKEVASLQQLSGGRVRLAVGVGWYEREFSFLGHRFDDRGDRADEALDVIRALWNGAERFSGSRWSFDDVRFAPLPDPPPPVWIGGNSAAARRRAAARGDAWHPTSPDPDTVRRGREELGDLPIVPRYSVALDGDGAPVAGPPAAVADQLRQRLEAGADGFVLRFGLHPDVTVDAMRRFAGEVLPRLAD
- a CDS encoding Mut7-C ubiquitin/RNAse domain-containing protein — its product is MARATLRFYADLRDLAFDADRNGEVDVPVERPRSVKDAIESCGVPHTEVDLVLVNGESVGFAHRIAGGDRVSVYPPFASLEVDDVSRVRPDALEPRFVLDAHLGRLAQRLRLLGFDAAYRNDLDDRALASISAEERRWLLTRDRGLLMRNRVRHGYLIRSTDPRQQAVEVVRRFQLAGKVTPFSRCLACNGLLEPVPKAEVSDQLQPGTRKDHDTFVRCGDCGQVFWGGSHLDSLEEFIHEALQG